CCGATAAGGCACGTCTTCACGCCGGGTCAGCTCGTAGCAGGCCAACCTCAGCACCGCCTTGTCTACCATGTCGAGCTCGGCCAGCGGGCGCGACAGGTAAGGGGAAAAGACGCCATCCAGTTCGCTGGCATGCACCGACACACCAAACAGCAGGTCACGGAAGTAGTCCATGTCCACGCCCTTGGTGTCCTGCTCCAGGGCAAACTGCTGGGCAATGTCGGCCACGT
The Oceanimonas pelagia genome window above contains:
- the nusB gene encoding transcription antitermination factor NusB → MKPSERRKARRLATQAIYQWQMTKDNVADIAQQFALEQDTKGVDMDYFRDLLFGVSVHASELDGVFSPYLSRPLAELDMVDKAVLRLACYELTRREDVPYRVVINEAIELAKAFAAEDSHKFVNGVLDKVVKQLKK